One Paraburkholderia kururiensis DNA window includes the following coding sequences:
- a CDS encoding UDP-N-acetylmuramoyl-tripeptide--D-alanyl-D-alanine ligase, translated as MTMFSLREAAQLIPGATVLGDDSVTFERVSTDSRTAGPGDLFVALKGDRFDAHDFLPEVAARHVSAALVSRSPGDWRLPALRVADTRAALGALAHGWRKRFTLPLVAVTGSNGKTTVKEMIASIFAAAVGVDARLATAGNLNNDIGVPLTLLRFSDAHRLAVVELGMNHPGETQLLAQIAAPTVAVVNNAQREHQEFMATVEAVALEHASVIHVLSQDGIAVFPADDAYASIWRVAATGNTVMDFALHTAGRQTPAAVTGTLTGNRLAIDAKQGHVDVALQVLGAHNAHNALAAAAAALASGVSLDAVRRGLESFVPVKGRLQVKRAALGDLAGATVIDDTYNANPDSARAAIDVLAQQPSPRVLVMGDMGEVGDNGPAFHREVGAYAKERGIDALYALGDASRDMVAAYGAGATHASDVGSLVTALLQAGFGPAATILVKGSRFMQMERVVDALTSPLTPASGVAPGAH; from the coding sequence ATGACGATGTTCTCGCTGCGCGAAGCGGCCCAGCTGATTCCCGGCGCCACGGTGCTCGGCGACGACTCGGTAACGTTCGAGCGCGTCTCCACCGACAGCCGCACGGCCGGCCCCGGCGATCTGTTCGTCGCGCTCAAGGGCGACCGCTTCGATGCACACGATTTCCTTCCGGAAGTCGCGGCGCGTCACGTGAGCGCGGCGCTCGTGTCGCGCAGTCCCGGCGACTGGCGTTTGCCGGCACTGCGCGTGGCCGATACGCGTGCAGCGCTCGGCGCCCTCGCGCACGGCTGGCGGAAACGTTTCACGTTGCCGCTCGTCGCTGTGACAGGCAGCAACGGCAAGACCACCGTCAAGGAAATGATCGCGTCCATCTTCGCGGCCGCCGTGGGCGTGGATGCGCGGCTCGCGACGGCGGGCAATCTGAACAACGACATCGGCGTGCCGCTCACACTGCTCCGATTCTCGGACGCTCATCGTCTCGCCGTGGTCGAGCTTGGCATGAACCATCCCGGCGAAACGCAATTGCTCGCGCAGATCGCGGCGCCGACAGTGGCCGTGGTGAACAACGCGCAGCGCGAGCACCAGGAATTCATGGCGACGGTCGAGGCGGTCGCGCTCGAACATGCGAGCGTGATTCACGTGCTCTCGCAAGACGGCATTGCGGTCTTTCCCGCCGACGACGCCTACGCCAGCATCTGGCGCGTCGCTGCAACGGGCAACACCGTGATGGATTTTGCGCTGCATACCGCCGGGCGCCAGACACCTGCCGCCGTGACGGGCACGCTCACCGGCAACCGTCTCGCTATCGACGCGAAGCAAGGTCACGTCGACGTCGCGCTGCAAGTGCTGGGCGCGCACAACGCGCACAACGCGCTCGCGGCGGCGGCGGCGGCGCTGGCCTCGGGCGTGTCGCTGGACGCCGTCCGTCGCGGGCTCGAATCGTTCGTGCCGGTCAAGGGGCGGCTTCAGGTGAAGCGCGCGGCGCTCGGCGATCTGGCCGGCGCCACCGTGATCGACGACACCTACAACGCCAACCCCGATTCCGCTCGCGCCGCTATCGACGTGCTCGCACAGCAGCCGTCGCCGCGCGTGCTCGTGATGGGCGACATGGGCGAAGTGGGCGACAACGGCCCCGCGTTTCACCGCGAGGTGGGCGCCTACGCGAAGGAGCGCGGCATCGACGCGCTCTACGCGCTCGGCGACGCATCGCGCGACATGGTCGCCGCCTACGGCGCCGGCGCAACGCATGCGAGCGACGTCGGCTCGCTCGTGACCGCTCTGCTGCAGGCCGGCTTCGGCCCGGCGGCAACGATTCTCGTGAAAGGCTCGCGTTTCATGCAGATGGAACGCGTGGTGGACGCCCTGACGAGTCCGCTCACCCCTGCGTCGGGCGTTGCGCCCGGCGCTCATTGA
- a CDS encoding UDP-N-acetylmuramoyl-L-alanyl-D-glutamate--2,6-diaminopimelate ligase, with amino-acid sequence MIALHKRARAQHPAHARIAEALAWLGAHVQRGADLHADTRALKPGDVFVAYAVDGADNRPFIDNAIERGASAVLYQPEGFGDAVSAVASLAVPALDALAGDIASGWYGDPSDAMLVIGVTGTNGKTSCSQWVASALTALGKPCAIVGTLGSGMPGQLVHTGFTTPDAPQLQRSLARLRTGGAQAVGMEVSSHALHQGRVNGTAFDIAIFTNLTQDHLDYHGTFEAYEAAKAKLFAWPGLHCAVINRDDEAGRRFIAATQGRVRTIAYGIAADGEASGMAAPTADAFLTASNVRATATGTAFHLSTSDWGAADVEVMTLGAFNVSNLLGVLGALLAADVPFAAALAEIAKLEPVNGRMQRLGGRLDHDEPLVVIDYAHTPDALEKTLEALRPMAAARGGQLVCMFGCGGDRDATKRPLMGGIAERLADTVVVTSDNPRSEDPAKIIDQIVAGMTKPDAARRVEDRASAILQAVRGAAREDVIVLAGKGHEATQEIMGKKRAFSDQDHARLALAARATHVRGGGE; translated from the coding sequence ATGATCGCGCTGCACAAACGGGCCCGCGCCCAGCATCCCGCACATGCCCGAATCGCGGAGGCGCTTGCATGGCTCGGCGCGCACGTGCAACGCGGCGCCGACCTGCATGCCGACACGCGCGCGCTCAAGCCCGGCGACGTGTTCGTCGCCTACGCCGTGGACGGCGCCGACAATCGCCCGTTCATCGACAACGCCATCGAGCGGGGCGCGTCCGCCGTGCTGTACCAGCCGGAAGGTTTCGGCGATGCCGTCAGCGCCGTTGCCTCGCTCGCGGTGCCTGCACTCGACGCGCTGGCCGGCGACATTGCGAGCGGCTGGTACGGCGACCCGAGCGACGCAATGTTGGTGATCGGCGTGACCGGCACCAACGGCAAAACTTCGTGCAGCCAGTGGGTGGCGAGCGCGCTCACGGCGCTCGGCAAGCCCTGCGCCATTGTCGGCACGCTCGGCAGCGGCATGCCGGGGCAACTCGTCCACACCGGTTTCACGACGCCGGATGCGCCCCAACTCCAGCGCAGCCTTGCACGACTACGCACCGGCGGTGCGCAGGCGGTGGGCATGGAGGTGTCGTCGCACGCGCTTCATCAAGGGCGCGTGAACGGCACGGCGTTCGACATCGCGATCTTCACGAACCTCACGCAAGACCATCTTGACTATCACGGCACGTTCGAAGCCTACGAAGCCGCCAAGGCGAAGCTCTTCGCGTGGCCCGGACTGCACTGCGCAGTGATCAATCGCGACGACGAAGCCGGCCGCCGCTTCATCGCCGCTACGCAAGGCCGCGTGCGCACGATCGCCTACGGCATCGCCGCGGACGGTGAGGCTTCGGGCATGGCTGCGCCGACCGCCGACGCGTTCCTCACCGCGAGCAACGTGCGCGCCACCGCAACCGGCACCGCGTTCCATCTGTCGACGTCCGATTGGGGCGCAGCCGATGTCGAAGTGATGACCCTCGGCGCCTTCAACGTCAGTAATCTGCTCGGCGTGCTGGGCGCGCTGCTCGCGGCCGACGTGCCGTTCGCGGCTGCGCTGGCCGAAATCGCGAAGCTCGAACCGGTGAACGGCCGGATGCAACGCCTTGGCGGCCGTCTGGATCACGACGAGCCGCTCGTCGTGATCGACTACGCGCACACGCCGGACGCACTCGAAAAGACGCTGGAAGCGCTGCGCCCCATGGCTGCCGCGCGGGGCGGCCAGCTCGTCTGCATGTTCGGCTGCGGCGGCGACCGCGACGCGACCAAGCGTCCGCTGATGGGCGGCATTGCGGAACGGCTCGCCGATACCGTCGTCGTCACGAGCGACAACCCGCGCAGCGAAGACCCGGCGAAGATCATCGACCAGATCGTCGCGGGCATGACGAAACCCGATGCAGCGCGCCGCGTCGAAGACCGCGCGAGCGCGATTTTGCAAGCCGTGCGCGGCGCTGCGCGCGAAGACGTGATCGTGCTCGCGGGCAAGGGACACGAAGCCACACAGGAAATCATGGGCAAGAAGCGCGCTTTCTCCGATCAGGATCACGCACGCCTCGCGCTTGCGGCGCGTGCCACGCACGTCCGTGGAGGTGGCGAATGA